ttgtattcttatataaacagtttgttgtatttttacatacatttcagagttatatgtatctttgaatacacacagagttgatttcatgttttaaacaacttttctttatattgcacttgttttaaactgctttatattataatgagttcagttatgttgagttgagttgagccagtaagtttttcagttcctttcaagcttatgtcttgttttagaattccactcgcatactcgtacattcaatgtactgatcccatttggcctgcatcttctaaTGATGCAgctacaggtaaccaggattagcatccagcgcttcgttgatccagttgagcattcatagtcttgtggtgagcctccttgctttccagaCGATCCCTATTTATATTGCTTTAgtagttttcagttgttaggatgatcgggggtcttgtcttGACATCTATCTCagtttttagaggcttcatagatagactaTCAGTTAGTTCATTTTTCTTTACCTTGTTATTGGCTTGTGTTCAaatttgagttgccactttggctaagttaaatgtttatttctaaaacattatgagtttagtttgagaaagttgagttatcttgcatttgagttcttttcttaatgcttaaagtcttttGCTAAGTAAGTAAGCTAAGCCAAGGGTTcccttggggccagcaatggttctcgagtgccagtcccacccaaggtgtaggctcagggcttgacaaacttggtatcagagctcaaCATTCAAGAGTCCtggggagtctatgaagtcatgTATGTAgtgtcctagttatcggtgtgaagcccgccacatctataattaggaggctacaacatttaggaaattccttcacttctttcagACTCATTTCGTGCATTAgagttttatctctaaaaaggtttctttctaactcgttCTTGCATGTTACCGATTATGAGTTGGACTGTTTTGAGAGTGCTTTCATGGGGAGTTTCTTTTCGCGTAAGCTAAGAGAACCAAAGAGATGGTTGCCGACATGACGTGCAGGATGAGTTATTCGTTGTTTGGTTTCCTCATCTGTCAGGTAAGGAAAGTAAAGCAGCCATGCTAATAGGTGGCATGGGCATAGCAAGGCTGTTGATCCATGTACAATAAGTTGAGGAGGACAATAtaagggatagagaagagtttaagaataagagggctaaggcATTGGGGGATGAATCCAGGCAGCAAAAGAGAATTGCAAACCGGTCTTCTTACCAACACAAGAAGAAAGGACCTTCTCCATCATTTGTTGGTGCTCCTACAACAAGAAACAAATGtaagtacaatagtcagaattccgtgaatttcagagctagacctgcaaaGTCGCAAAgtagtatggcacaaggggGTACTAAGAATCCTGCATGTGCTGAGTATGGTAGGAACAACTCAGGGATATGTCGTGATGGCTCTACTGGTTGCTTCAAGTATGGACAGAATGGTCATTTCATGCGAgaatgtccaaagaacaagcagggtAGTGGTAATAGGGGCAATAGAGCTCAGTCTTCTTCAGTCGCTCCACCAGACAAAGCAgcacctagaggggctacttctggtactggcggaggaTCAAACCGCCTATATACTATCAcaagtcgccaag
The DNA window shown above is from Solanum stenotomum isolate F172 chromosome 6, ASM1918654v1, whole genome shotgun sequence and carries:
- the LOC125868664 gene encoding uncharacterized protein LOC125868664, with the protein product MTCRMSYSLFGFLICQDNIRDREEFKNKRAKALGDESRQQKRIANRSSYQHKKKGPSPSFVGAPTTRNKCKYNSQNSVNFRARPAKSQSSMAQGGTKNPACAEYGRNNSGICRDGSTGCFKYGQNGHFMRECPKNKQGSGNRGNRAQSSSVAPPDKAAPRGATSDTGNQDSIQCFVDLVEHPDSCATITGCVCAP